In Ancalomicrobiaceae bacterium S20, the following proteins share a genomic window:
- a CDS encoding Fe2+-dependent dioxygenase → MLICIPDVLTKAEVAHCRAVMDRAEWADGRLTAGPQSASVKNNMQLPATSAEARELGDLVLGALSANALFLSAALPLRILPPMFNRYGIGQTFGVHVDNAIRNAPGSPVRIRTDLSATLFLAEPEEYDGGELTIETTYGAHEVKLPAGHMVLYPSTSLHCVTPVTRGARVASFFWIQSMIRDESPRTMLFELDQTIQDLQAERGLDDPASRRLTGIYHNLIRHWAET, encoded by the coding sequence GTGTTGATCTGCATTCCCGATGTGCTGACCAAGGCCGAGGTGGCCCACTGCCGGGCGGTCATGGACCGCGCCGAATGGGCGGACGGGCGCCTGACGGCCGGCCCACAATCGGCCTCGGTCAAGAACAACATGCAGCTCCCGGCGACCTCGGCGGAAGCGCGCGAACTCGGCGACCTCGTGCTCGGCGCCCTGTCGGCGAACGCGCTGTTCCTGTCGGCGGCGCTGCCGCTCCGCATCCTGCCGCCGATGTTCAATCGCTATGGCATCGGCCAGACCTTCGGCGTCCATGTCGACAACGCGATCCGCAACGCGCCGGGCAGCCCGGTCAGGATCCGCACCGATCTGTCCGCGACGCTGTTCCTGGCCGAGCCGGAGGAATACGACGGCGGCGAGCTCACCATCGAGACGACCTATGGCGCCCACGAGGTGAAGCTGCCGGCCGGCCACATGGTGCTCTATCCGTCGACCAGCCTGCATTGCGTGACGCCGGTCACGCGCGGCGCGCGGGTCGCCTCGTTCTTCTGGATCCAGAGCATGATCCGCGACGAGAGCCCGCGCACCATGCTGTTCGAACTGGACCAGACGATCCAGGACCTGCAGGCCGAACGCGGTCTTGACGATCCCGCGAGCCGG